In Candidatus Polarisedimenticolaceae bacterium, a genomic segment contains:
- a CDS encoding sulfite exporter TauE/SafE family protein, producing the protein MKLKVAAALVAFAACSAVSAHPLGNFSINRWAAIEPAASSLRIRYAVDLAEIPTFQEIGDGAVPADEAGRLAVRFAPGLHLTIGGSERVLSAEDAAVRVAPGAGGLRTMRLDVTYEAAIDRVPAGGSPVVFRDDNFDGRAGWREVVAWSGEGMALTGATVPGRDRSARLTSYPQDLLQTPPRINGAEATLLAGVEAATARAEGKASPLPDAGTAGGGAKAQDRFAALIGPGAGGSAGLMLAAFAAALFWGGAHALSPGHGKTVVGAYLVGQRGAARHAVALGLIVTVTHTAGVFALGGLTLVLSRYFVPESLYPWLGFTSGLIVTAMGLGLLARRLGHGHHHGHGHDHGGHGDHDHRVPDRLTWRGLLALGISGGIVPCPSAIVVLLSAIAFHRVLFGMALIGAFSLGLAAVLVAVGLTMVYARSVFDRFDGGGRVTARLGRISAVAIALLGIGVALKSIPPPIAALFASPERAISGTVVGILGLGLLFGLRHATEADHIAAVSAIVSERAGWRAAVRTGALWGTGHTVSILAAGLLVLGLNVVIPEPVARILELAVAVMIIVLGGRALALALRARTDAHVHLHVHGEKTHRHLHFHEPEHEHAPGLAADGHVHALRRPGLKPLAVGMMHGLAGSAALTLLVLAQIHSPLLGLGYLLVFGIGSIGGMALMSVAISVPFAATAARPGLNRAIRVAAGFLSLAFGLFYAWSQLGAA; encoded by the coding sequence ATGAAGCTCAAGGTCGCCGCCGCTCTCGTCGCGTTCGCCGCGTGCTCGGCCGTCTCGGCCCACCCGCTGGGGAACTTCTCGATCAACCGATGGGCCGCGATCGAGCCCGCGGCCTCGAGCCTCCGGATCCGTTATGCCGTCGATCTCGCCGAGATCCCGACGTTCCAGGAGATCGGCGACGGTGCGGTGCCGGCAGACGAAGCGGGTCGCCTGGCGGTGCGCTTCGCGCCGGGATTGCACCTGACGATCGGCGGCAGCGAGCGCGTGCTGAGCGCAGAGGACGCCGCCGTGCGCGTCGCCCCGGGCGCCGGTGGCTTGCGCACGATGCGTCTCGACGTCACCTACGAGGCGGCGATCGACCGTGTCCCCGCGGGTGGCTCGCCGGTCGTCTTCCGTGACGACAACTTCGACGGTCGCGCGGGGTGGCGTGAGGTCGTCGCGTGGAGCGGCGAGGGGATGGCGCTCACCGGCGCGACGGTGCCGGGTCGCGACAGGAGCGCGCGATTGACGTCGTACCCGCAAGATCTCCTGCAGACTCCCCCGCGGATCAACGGCGCCGAAGCGACCCTGCTCGCCGGCGTCGAGGCCGCGACCGCACGCGCCGAGGGCAAGGCATCTCCGCTTCCGGACGCCGGAACGGCCGGCGGCGGCGCGAAGGCCCAGGATCGGTTCGCTGCGCTCATCGGCCCCGGCGCCGGCGGCAGCGCGGGCCTCATGCTCGCGGCGTTCGCCGCCGCGCTGTTCTGGGGCGGGGCGCACGCGCTCTCGCCGGGGCACGGCAAGACCGTCGTGGGCGCCTACCTCGTCGGCCAGCGCGGGGCGGCGCGTCACGCGGTGGCGCTCGGCCTCATCGTCACCGTCACGCATACCGCCGGCGTCTTCGCGCTCGGAGGTCTCACGCTCGTGCTGTCGCGGTACTTCGTACCCGAGAGTCTCTACCCCTGGTTGGGTTTCACGTCGGGTCTCATCGTGACCGCGATGGGGCTCGGCCTCCTCGCCCGGCGCCTCGGCCACGGCCACCACCACGGCCATGGCCATGACCACGGGGGACACGGCGATCACGACCATCGGGTGCCGGACAGGCTGACGTGGCGCGGCCTCCTGGCGCTGGGGATCTCCGGCGGCATCGTTCCGTGTCCCTCGGCGATCGTGGTATTGCTGTCCGCAATCGCCTTCCACCGTGTACTGTTCGGGATGGCGCTCATCGGCGCGTTCAGCCTGGGGCTCGCGGCGGTGCTCGTCGCGGTGGGGCTCACGATGGTTTACGCGCGATCGGTGTTCGACCGGTTCGACGGCGGAGGACGTGTGACGGCGAGGCTCGGACGGATCTCGGCGGTGGCGATCGCCCTCCTCGGGATCGGCGTCGCTCTGAAGTCGATCCCGCCGCCGATCGCGGCGCTCTTCGCTTCGCCCGAGCGCGCGATCTCCGGAACGGTCGTCGGCATCCTCGGGCTCGGCCTCCTCTTCGGCCTCCGCCATGCGACCGAGGCCGACCACATCGCCGCCGTCAGCGCGATCGTCAGCGAGCGCGCGGGCTGGCGCGCCGCGGTCCGCACGGGCGCCCTCTGGGGAACGGGGCACACCGTCTCGATCCTCGCCGCCGGCCTCCTCGTCCTCGGCCTGAACGTCGTCATTCCGGAGCCCGTCGCGCGCATCCTCGAGCTCGCCGTCGCGGTGATGATCATCGTCCTCGGCGGACGTGCGCTCGCGCTCGCTCTCCGTGCGCGGACCGATGCCCACGTCCACCTCCACGTCCACGGCGAGAAGACGCACCGCCATCTCCACTTCCACGAGCCGGAGCACGAACACGCTCCCGGCCTCGCGGCAGACGGCCATGTCCACGCGCTTCGCCGGCCCGGCCTCAAGCCTCTCGCCGTCGGGATGATGCACGGCCTCGCGGGCTCCGCCGCCCTCACGCTGCTCGTGCTCGCGCAGATCCACTCGCCGCTGCTCGGCCTCGGATACCTGCTCGTCTTTGGAATCGGCTCGATCGGGGGGATGGCGCTCATGAGCGTGGCGATCAGCGTGCCGTTCGCCGCGACGGCGGCGCGCCCCGGATTGAACCGTGCGATCCGCGTCGCGGCGGGGTTCCTGAGCTTGGCTTTCGGCCTCTTCTACGCCTGGTCGCAGCTCGGAGCCGCCTGA
- a CDS encoding tetratricopeptide repeat protein, with protein MRWAAAVLASGALALVPSVSPNPRRETSPDVLTAAAASLMNEARLKGDVALYRRAEEACDRALEIDPAHYDALRLRGWIYGGEHRFAEAAQAARRAQAVRPDDPFNFGALGDALVETGDYAGAETAFQKMIDLRPDSASYARGAYFRELTGDNDGAIELMSRALDAAVAAGPAERAWYLSQRGDLRFARGGLSEAAADHGAAVALAPQAPWALAGLARDEAALDHDERAIALDRRSLEILPSPLVAAELATLLERRGRADEARAALALVEATKRLREDRQIAMIDADRGHDVEAALGVAERSLVSRHDIYGYDAVAWCAFKAGHLARARETMSEALKLGTEDARLFFHAGMIANAAGDRAEARRDLAHALRLNARFDPSGAEVARRTLREIS; from the coding sequence ATGAGGTGGGCCGCGGCCGTCCTGGCGTCCGGGGCTCTAGCGCTCGTTCCGAGCGTGTCTCCCAACCCCCGCCGGGAGACGAGCCCCGACGTCTTGACGGCCGCGGCCGCTTCGCTCATGAACGAGGCACGCCTCAAGGGCGACGTCGCCCTCTACCGCCGGGCCGAAGAGGCGTGCGACCGTGCTCTCGAGATCGACCCGGCGCACTACGACGCGCTGCGCTTGCGCGGATGGATCTACGGCGGTGAGCACCGCTTCGCCGAGGCGGCCCAGGCGGCGCGCCGTGCGCAGGCGGTGCGGCCCGACGATCCCTTCAACTTCGGCGCGCTCGGGGACGCGCTCGTCGAGACGGGGGACTACGCCGGCGCCGAGACGGCGTTCCAGAAGATGATCGATCTCAGGCCCGACAGCGCCTCCTACGCCCGCGGCGCCTACTTCCGCGAGCTGACCGGAGACAACGACGGCGCGATCGAGCTCATGAGCCGCGCGCTCGACGCCGCGGTCGCCGCCGGCCCGGCAGAGCGCGCCTGGTATCTCTCGCAGCGCGGCGACCTGCGCTTCGCACGGGGTGGGCTCTCCGAGGCCGCGGCGGACCACGGCGCGGCGGTGGCGCTCGCACCGCAGGCGCCGTGGGCCCTCGCCGGTCTCGCCCGCGACGAGGCCGCGCTCGATCACGACGAGCGGGCGATCGCTCTCGATCGCCGGTCTCTCGAGATCCTGCCCTCGCCGCTCGTCGCTGCGGAGCTCGCCACGCTCCTCGAGCGCCGCGGGCGCGCCGACGAAGCTCGAGCGGCATTAGCACTCGTCGAAGCGACGAAGCGGCTTCGGGAAGATCGGCAGATCGCGATGATCGACGCCGATCGCGGCCACGACGTCGAAGCCGCTCTCGGCGTCGCCGAGCGCTCGCTCGTCTCGCGTCACGACATCTACGGATACGACGCCGTCGCGTGGTGCGCCTTCAAGGCAGGGCACCTGGCGCGCGCTCGCGAGACGATGTCGGAGGCGCTGAAGCTCGGCACCGAGGACGCGCGCCTCTTCTTCCACGCGGGGATGATCGCGAACGCCGCCGGCGATCGCGCCGAAGCGAGGCGCGATCTCGCCCACGCCCTACGCCTCAACGCTCGATTCGACCCGTCCGGTGCGGAGGTCGCCCGCCGCACGCTCCGGGAGATCTCATGA
- a CDS encoding DUF4331 domain-containing protein codes for MRMKVFGLGLALTASLAARAASHREAPLMTLDPAADITDFYAFVSYDDANLGRAPADRKVTFILNVIPGQEPSAGPNYYAFDDTVLYAIHIDNDKDGVDDVSYEVRFTTETVSPNQFIATLALPPVTALEGEGSEGLSRKQRYTVTEVRPCKIGAHCVTRTKLFEGQLLSAVPSNIGPRTTPDYEALAMKGVFTDASAGARVFAGQRAETFAIDLGAVFDTLNLRTETPPPPGGRPLPVLTNAEDADDAHDAFGVNSFSGFNINTIAIEVPIRRITKDGLPATSANGTIGAYATTSRQGVSIRRTGAASKNVSSWKQVSRMGNPLVNELIIPIGFKDLWNQTAPEDEAQFLPYYRDLAVAGALQLVSGVPVPPNPREDIVQLLTKYAGQNPSPNIGPFAELLRLNLTVPPTPPAQIKRLGPLAHDASGTATPDGAGFPNGRRPNDDVTDLVVRVAGGPNYIANNVGDGVNVNEKGITPYFPFLPEPFDGRNRQHHDPMEPAP; via the coding sequence ATGAGAATGAAAGTCTTCGGTCTGGGCTTGGCGCTCACGGCATCGCTCGCGGCGCGCGCCGCCAGCCACCGCGAGGCGCCGCTCATGACGCTCGACCCCGCGGCGGACATCACCGACTTCTACGCGTTCGTCAGCTACGACGACGCCAACCTGGGCCGCGCACCCGCCGACCGTAAGGTCACGTTCATCCTGAACGTGATCCCCGGTCAGGAGCCGTCGGCGGGGCCCAATTACTACGCCTTCGACGACACCGTCCTCTACGCGATCCACATCGACAACGACAAGGACGGCGTCGACGACGTCTCTTACGAGGTTCGCTTCACGACCGAGACGGTCTCGCCGAACCAGTTCATCGCGACGCTCGCGCTGCCGCCGGTGACGGCGCTCGAGGGCGAGGGGAGCGAGGGACTCTCGCGGAAGCAGCGCTACACGGTGACCGAGGTGCGGCCGTGCAAGATCGGAGCGCACTGCGTCACGCGCACGAAGCTCTTCGAGGGGCAGCTGCTCTCCGCGGTCCCGTCGAACATCGGTCCGCGCACGACGCCCGACTACGAAGCGCTCGCCATGAAGGGGGTCTTCACCGACGCATCGGCCGGCGCGCGCGTCTTCGCCGGCCAGCGGGCGGAGACGTTCGCCATCGACCTCGGCGCCGTCTTCGACACGCTCAACCTCAGGACCGAGACGCCGCCTCCCCCGGGCGGACGTCCTCTTCCCGTTCTCACCAACGCCGAAGACGCCGACGACGCGCACGACGCGTTCGGCGTGAACAGCTTCAGTGGATTCAACATCAACACGATCGCGATCGAGGTGCCGATCCGCCGCATCACGAAAGACGGCCTGCCCGCGACCTCCGCGAACGGGACGATCGGCGCCTACGCGACGACCTCGCGACAGGGCGTCTCGATCCGCCGCACCGGCGCTGCTTCGAAGAACGTCAGCTCGTGGAAGCAGGTCTCGCGGATGGGGAACCCGCTCGTCAACGAGCTGATCATCCCGATCGGCTTCAAGGACCTCTGGAACCAGACCGCGCCCGAGGACGAAGCGCAGTTCCTGCCTTACTACCGCGATCTCGCCGTCGCCGGAGCGCTCCAGCTCGTCTCCGGCGTGCCGGTGCCGCCGAACCCGCGCGAGGACATCGTCCAGCTCCTGACGAAGTACGCGGGCCAGAACCCGAGCCCGAACATCGGACCGTTCGCCGAGCTGCTACGGCTCAATCTCACCGTACCTCCGACGCCGCCCGCGCAGATCAAGCGCCTCGGCCCGCTGGCGCACGACGCGTCGGGGACCGCGACGCCCGACGGCGCCGGATTCCCGAACGGGAGACGGCCGAACGACGACGTGACCGATCTCGTCGTGCGCGTCGCCGGCGGGCCCAACTACATCGCGAACAACGTCGGCGACGGCGTCAACGTCAACGAGAAGGGAATCACGCCGTACTTCCCGTTCCTCCCCGAGCCGTTCGACGGACGCAACCGGCAGCACCACGACCCGATGGAGCCGGCGCCATGA
- a CDS encoding sigma-70 family RNA polymerase sigma factor, which translates to MAKDAETEDGGLLTRIVARDPEALATLYDRYRGVVMAFALRVLRDRAEAEEALVDVFHQVWRQADSFDSGRGSVAAWLMTLCRSRAVDRLRQRVRRQAVEAGDGALAAMPSTGNRPDAAAESSLVKRRVMKALGVLSAGQREAIELAYYEGMSHSEIAKQLGEPLGTVKTRIRQGMSALRASLSAHEG; encoded by the coding sequence ATGGCGAAGGACGCGGAGACCGAGGACGGGGGGCTCCTGACGCGCATCGTCGCGCGCGATCCGGAGGCGCTCGCCACCCTGTACGACCGCTACCGCGGTGTCGTGATGGCGTTCGCCCTCCGGGTGCTCCGCGATCGCGCGGAAGCGGAGGAGGCCTTGGTCGACGTGTTCCACCAGGTCTGGCGACAGGCGGATTCGTTCGACTCGGGGCGCGGCAGCGTCGCCGCCTGGCTCATGACCCTCTGCCGGAGCCGCGCCGTCGATCGTCTGCGGCAGCGCGTGCGGCGGCAGGCGGTCGAGGCGGGCGACGGTGCGCTCGCCGCGATGCCGTCGACCGGCAATCGCCCGGACGCCGCCGCGGAGTCGAGCCTCGTCAAGCGCCGAGTCATGAAAGCGCTCGGGGTTCTGAGCGCGGGGCAGCGAGAGGCGATCGAGCTTGCGTACTACGAGGGGATGTCACACTCCGAGATCGCAAAGCAGCTCGGGGAGCCGCTGGGCACCGTGAAGACGAGGATCCGTCAGGGAATGTCAGCGCTGCGCGCTTCGTTGAGCGCGCACGAGGGATGA
- a CDS encoding anti-sigma factor, with the protein MDETRGGMNGRCREFDELLPLRVLGGLESDEAARLEKHLASGCPHCTAELAALSESLNLMPLALPEVTPSESAKARLMARVRSEAPPRASSSGSWWRLAAAVAAAAILAAYVGGAYVARRSAAVVADLHARLDRQAAELVDLRRQIVQTKDSIRMASAPGVHVFDLAGQKGAEQASARVFWDPKGETWQLYAASLPAPPAGKTYQLWLITPTRKISAGTFGPTEGAGAIRVPADAGTVVAAAVTDEPAGGSPQPTGSILLLGKL; encoded by the coding sequence GTGGACGAGACGAGGGGCGGCATGAACGGGCGGTGCCGGGAGTTCGACGAGCTCCTGCCCCTCCGTGTGCTCGGCGGCCTCGAGTCCGACGAGGCGGCGCGCCTCGAAAAGCATCTCGCCTCGGGCTGCCCGCACTGTACCGCGGAGCTCGCGGCCTTGAGCGAGTCGCTGAACCTGATGCCGCTCGCCCTCCCCGAGGTCACGCCCTCGGAGTCGGCGAAGGCGCGGCTCATGGCCCGCGTCCGCAGCGAGGCGCCACCCCGTGCTAGCTCCTCCGGCTCGTGGTGGCGGCTCGCGGCCGCGGTTGCGGCCGCCGCCATCCTCGCCGCCTACGTCGGGGGAGCCTACGTTGCGCGCCGGAGCGCCGCGGTCGTCGCCGATCTTCATGCACGCCTCGACCGGCAGGCCGCGGAGCTCGTCGATCTGCGCCGGCAGATCGTCCAGACGAAAGACTCGATCCGCATGGCGAGCGCGCCCGGCGTCCACGTCTTCGACCTCGCCGGCCAGAAGGGGGCCGAGCAGGCGTCGGCGCGCGTCTTCTGGGATCCGAAGGGCGAGACCTGGCAGCTCTACGCGGCGAGCCTTCCGGCGCCGCCGGCGGGGAAGACGTATCAGCTCTGGCTGATCACGCCGACGCGGAAGATCAGCGCCGGCACGTTCGGGCCGACGGAAGGGGCCGGCGCGATCCGCGTTCCCGCCGACGCGGGCACGGTCGTCGCCGCGGCGGTCACCGACGAGCCGGCGGGCGGCTCGCCGCAGCCGACCGGCTCGATCCTCCTGCTCGGGAAGCTCTGA
- a CDS encoding PAS domain S-box protein yields the protein MASPSSPETTKSDGELLRRLQHYERWVRMLDGQIRVLERERQKLSAVVNHTDAGFLVFDPSLCVVWANAVASEGRAGCVTPAAMVGKACHEVLCGSAATCADCPAASTFRTRTVAHHEMAKPGDEGNRTLYATSMPVLSPRGEVDQTMVMVQDISDLTVLRRSEQLIRESEGRLRVLVSQMPAILWSTDRDLRFTSSVGAGLGHLELKANEVVGKTLQEYFGTGDPRALPIATHLRALGGEPSTYEMDWKGRTFHSHVEPLYDAGRQIVGTIGAAIDLTDRKAAEEALKQSEARKDAVVRTALDAVIGMSHDGLVTEFNPAAEEMFGWSRDEAIDRPLDRLIARIGNGPADVIGRRIETMALRKDGGEFPVEVAITRVPIVGPPVYTGYIRDLSERKCAEERLRLSEEQLRQSQKLEAIGTLAGGVAHDFNNMLTAILGYTALLKRGVESGESVTRAAEVIEKAAQRGAALTRQLLGFARKGKNQTVAVDLDATIREVLELLSRTIDKRIRIRHVPGGVSPIVSGDPSQIEQVILNLAVNARDAMPDGGELAFAIDETMLDGERAERYPGTQPGPHWRLRISDTGCGIPAEIVGRIFEPFFTTKDRDKGTGMGLAMVYGIVQNHGGGIRVESAVGAGTTVEILLPRGACALAETAAAADDGVRGHGRILVVDDEEAVRDVTADLLRELGYDVATAFDGQDAVEYYERHAAEIDLILIDLVMPRMGGRECFRALKALNPDVRTVLCTGYGFNIAAQELLDEGMTGFLSKPYDFGRLSSVVSRTLAKE from the coding sequence ATGGCCTCGCCGTCGTCCCCCGAGACCACGAAGTCCGACGGAGAGCTGCTCCGGCGCCTCCAGCACTACGAACGTTGGGTTCGTATGCTCGACGGGCAGATCCGCGTCCTCGAGCGCGAGCGGCAGAAGCTGTCGGCGGTCGTCAACCACACCGACGCGGGGTTCCTCGTCTTCGATCCATCGCTGTGCGTCGTGTGGGCGAACGCGGTCGCCTCCGAGGGACGCGCCGGCTGCGTGACGCCGGCGGCGATGGTCGGGAAGGCCTGTCATGAGGTCCTCTGCGGCTCCGCGGCCACCTGCGCCGATTGCCCCGCGGCGTCGACGTTCCGCACGCGCACCGTCGCGCACCACGAGATGGCGAAGCCCGGCGACGAGGGAAATCGAACGCTCTACGCGACGTCGATGCCGGTCCTCTCGCCGCGCGGCGAGGTCGACCAGACGATGGTCATGGTGCAGGACATCTCCGACCTCACCGTGCTGCGCCGCTCGGAGCAGCTCATCCGCGAGAGCGAGGGGAGGCTCCGCGTCCTCGTCAGCCAGATGCCCGCCATCCTCTGGTCGACCGACCGCGACCTGCGCTTCACCTCGTCGGTCGGCGCGGGGCTCGGCCACCTCGAGCTGAAGGCGAACGAGGTCGTCGGCAAGACGCTCCAAGAGTACTTCGGTACCGGCGATCCTCGCGCTCTTCCGATCGCGACGCACCTCCGCGCGCTCGGCGGCGAGCCCTCCACCTACGAGATGGACTGGAAGGGACGGACGTTCCACTCCCACGTCGAGCCGCTCTACGACGCCGGCCGCCAGATCGTGGGCACGATCGGCGCCGCGATCGACCTCACCGACCGCAAGGCGGCCGAGGAGGCGCTCAAGCAGAGCGAGGCCCGGAAGGACGCCGTCGTCCGCACCGCGCTCGACGCGGTGATCGGGATGAGCCACGACGGTCTCGTCACCGAGTTCAACCCGGCCGCCGAAGAGATGTTCGGCTGGAGCCGTGACGAGGCAATCGACAGGCCGCTCGACAGGCTCATCGCCCGAATCGGCAACGGCCCCGCGGACGTCATCGGGCGGCGGATCGAGACGATGGCGCTCCGCAAGGACGGCGGCGAATTCCCCGTCGAAGTCGCGATCACGCGCGTTCCCATCGTCGGCCCGCCGGTCTACACCGGCTACATCCGCGACCTCTCCGAGCGGAAGTGCGCGGAGGAGCGCCTCCGGCTGAGCGAGGAGCAGCTCCGCCAGTCGCAGAAGCTCGAGGCGATCGGCACGCTCGCCGGCGGCGTCGCCCACGACTTCAACAACATGCTCACCGCGATCCTCGGCTACACCGCGCTCCTGAAGCGGGGCGTCGAGTCCGGGGAGTCGGTGACGCGGGCCGCGGAGGTGATCGAGAAGGCGGCGCAGCGCGGCGCCGCGCTCACGCGCCAGCTCCTCGGCTTCGCGCGCAAGGGAAAGAACCAGACCGTCGCCGTCGATCTCGACGCGACGATCCGCGAGGTCTTGGAGCTCCTGAGCCGCACGATCGACAAGCGGATCCGGATCCGCCATGTCCCGGGCGGTGTTTCCCCGATCGTCAGCGGCGATCCTTCTCAGATCGAGCAGGTCATCTTGAACCTTGCGGTCAACGCGCGCGATGCGATGCCGGACGGGGGCGAGCTGGCGTTCGCGATCGACGAGACGATGCTCGACGGGGAGCGCGCCGAGAGGTATCCGGGGACGCAGCCGGGTCCGCACTGGCGCCTCAGGATCTCGGACACCGGTTGCGGGATCCCGGCGGAGATCGTCGGCCGCATCTTCGAGCCGTTCTTCACGACGAAGGACCGCGACAAGGGCACCGGCATGGGCCTCGCGATGGTCTACGGCATCGTGCAGAACCACGGCGGCGGCATCCGCGTCGAAAGCGCGGTCGGAGCGGGGACGACGGTCGAGATCCTGCTGCCGCGCGGTGCCTGCGCCCTCGCCGAGACCGCCGCAGCGGCCGACGACGGGGTGCGCGGGCACGGACGCATCCTCGTGGTCGACGACGAGGAAGCGGTGCGCGACGTGACCGCCGACCTCCTGCGCGAGCTGGGGTACGACGTCGCGACCGCCTTCGACGGACAGGATGCGGTCGAGTACTACGAGCGCCACGCCGCCGAGATCGACCTGATCCTCATCGACCTCGTCATGCCACGGATGGGCGGGCGCGAGTGCTTCCGCGCGCTCAAGGCGCTGAACCCCGACGTGCGCACGGTGCTCTGCACCGGTTACGGCTTCAACATCGCGGCGCAGGAGCTGCTCGACGAGGGGATGACGGGCTTCCTCTCGAAGCCGTACGACTTCGGGCGCCTGTCGTCGGTCGTCTCCCGTACGCTCGCGAAAGAGTAA
- a CDS encoding GAF domain-containing protein — translation MSADGILKALDDERRNGATFESLLTSAVSRLHESHPKFHWTGIYELFPDEVLRLGPFIGSPTDHVFIAVGQGVCGTAVAERRNINVPDVTKVANYLACSTSTKSELVVLIRQGDRIFGQIDIDSHEHDAFDHAAVLRVERVADWLAQVYAQHERAEMAHARGKV, via the coding sequence ATGAGCGCGGACGGGATCTTGAAAGCGCTCGACGACGAGCGCCGGAACGGGGCGACGTTCGAGAGCTTGCTCACGAGCGCTGTGTCGCGCTTGCACGAGTCGCATCCGAAGTTCCACTGGACCGGGATCTACGAGCTGTTTCCCGACGAGGTGCTCCGCCTCGGCCCGTTCATCGGCTCGCCGACCGATCACGTGTTCATCGCGGTGGGGCAAGGGGTGTGCGGCACGGCGGTCGCCGAGCGCCGCAACATCAACGTCCCCGACGTCACGAAGGTCGCGAACTATCTCGCGTGCTCCACGTCGACGAAGTCGGAGCTCGTCGTCCTCATCCGGCAGGGCGACCGGATCTTCGGACAGATCGACATCGATAGCCACGAGCACGACGCGTTCGATCACGCCGCCGTCCTGCGCGTCGAGCGCGTCGCCGACTGGCTCGCGCAGGTCTACGCGCAGCACGAGCGCGCCGAGATGGCCCACGCCCGGGGCAAGGTCTAG
- a CDS encoding ABC transporter permease, giving the protein MLKWLSQVFAVTGTALRTIPQRRGPSLATVVGIAGVVAVLIAVLSIGEGFRKTLQTAGSPQNALVMRAGSDSEMMSVLVGDSVDIIAQAKGIARGSVRAGEAAVPLSSAELFVVVDCPKKTTGTPANVPLRGVQPAAFAARPELKIIEGRPFEWGKNEILVGDGARKQFRGLDVGSQVKWGENVWTVTGIFTAGGAVWESEIWTDARVLQPSYRRGNSFQTVVARLESPEAFDAFKDSLTKDPRLDVMVQRESEYFGNQGRTLQAIIRGLGFILAILMGIGAVFGALNTMYSAVAARTREVATLRALGFGRVAVVVSVMAESLVLALVGSAVGAALAWLIFDGYRTSTLNFDTFSQVTFAFDVTPSLVVQGIVFALVLGFVGGVFPAIRAARLPVTAALREA; this is encoded by the coding sequence ATGCTCAAGTGGCTCTCGCAGGTCTTCGCCGTGACCGGCACCGCGCTCCGCACGATCCCGCAGCGCCGCGGGCCCTCCCTCGCGACGGTCGTGGGGATCGCGGGCGTCGTCGCCGTGCTGATCGCCGTCCTCTCGATCGGGGAGGGGTTCCGCAAGACGCTCCAGACCGCCGGCTCGCCCCAGAACGCGCTCGTCATGAGAGCGGGCAGCGACAGCGAGATGATGAGCGTGCTCGTCGGCGACTCCGTCGACATCATCGCGCAGGCGAAGGGCATCGCCCGAGGCTCCGTCCGCGCCGGCGAGGCGGCGGTGCCGCTCTCGTCCGCGGAGCTGTTCGTCGTCGTCGACTGTCCCAAGAAGACGACGGGGACTCCCGCCAACGTGCCCCTGCGCGGCGTCCAGCCGGCGGCGTTCGCGGCACGGCCCGAGCTCAAGATCATCGAGGGGCGGCCGTTCGAGTGGGGGAAGAACGAGATCCTCGTCGGCGACGGTGCGCGCAAGCAGTTCCGCGGCCTGGACGTCGGCTCGCAGGTCAAGTGGGGCGAGAACGTGTGGACCGTCACCGGGATCTTCACCGCCGGAGGCGCGGTCTGGGAGTCGGAGATCTGGACCGACGCGCGCGTCCTCCAGCCGTCGTACCGGCGCGGGAACTCGTTCCAGACGGTCGTCGCGCGCCTCGAGTCCCCGGAGGCGTTCGACGCCTTCAAGGACAGCCTGACGAAGGACCCGCGCCTCGACGTCATGGTCCAGCGCGAGAGCGAGTACTTCGGGAACCAGGGGCGCACGCTCCAGGCGATCATCCGCGGGCTCGGGTTCATCCTCGCGATCCTGATGGGGATCGGTGCCGTGTTCGGCGCGCTCAACACGATGTACTCCGCGGTCGCGGCGCGGACCCGCGAGGTCGCGACGCTCCGTGCGCTCGGCTTCGGCCGTGTCGCCGTCGTCGTCTCGGTCATGGCGGAGAGCCTCGTGCTGGCGCTCGTCGGCTCGGCGGTGGGCGCCGCCCTCGCGTGGCTGATCTTCGACGGCTACCGTACCTCGACGCTCAACTTCGACACCTTCAGCCAGGTGACGTTCGCGTTCGACGTCACGCCGTCGCTCGTCGTCCAGGGGATCGTCTTCGCGCTCGTCCTCGGGTTCGTGGGCGGCGTGTTCCCCGCGATCCGCGCGGCCCGGCTGCCCGTGACCGCCGCGCTCCGCGAAGCATAG